In Streptomyces sp. NBC_00344, the genomic window TGCAGTGGCTGCCGTCGGCGGCCGGGCGCACCCGTGGGTGCGGTCCGGCCGCCAGGACGTCGGCCAGTACCTCGTGCTGCACCGAGAGTGTGGGGGTCGGGAGTCTCCCGGAGCGGGGCGGGGCCTGAAGGAGTGGACCACTGCGGCGTACATGGGGGCCCTCCCGTTCTGCCCCCACCGTGAGGACGGACGAACGCACTCAGCTGGCCCAGCGCACCACTACTCTCGCCCGCATCCGGCCCGGATCCCTCCCACTGGCTGAACCGGCCGCCGGAGGCACGATGGCGCAGCAGAGGGACAGCCGTTGCCCGGTGGTGAAGCCGGGAGATCCCGCCAACGCACAACGGGTGCGCGGCAGACGCCGGGCACGCCCGTCAGCCGGGCTGGCTGTTCTCCTTGAGTGTGCCCCAGCCGTGCCAGCGGTCGATCTCGATCCAGGCACTGACCCGGCCGCGGTCCCGCTGCGGGTAGGGATTTCCGAGGTAGTGCTGGGCCAGCCGGTCGATGTCGGCGAGATCCTTGTCCTCACGCAGCTCGGCGACATGTCCGATGATGCTGATGTGGGTGTACCAGTTGCCCTGGTCGAGCACCGTGAGCGTGACCCGGGGGTCGTTGCGGATGTGGTCGAGCCTCTTGCGGCCCTCGTCCATGTTGACCAGGATGCGGCCCTCGTCCCACAGGTACCAGGTGGCCGTGGACACGGGCTGGCCGTCGGACCGGAGTGTCGCGATGACGGCCGAGTTGGGCTTCTCCAGCATGACGACCGCGGTCTCGGGCAGCGGCGGATTCGACACGGAATCTCCTCCTCGGTATTCGGTTCTCGGTGATCCATCGGACTGCATGTTCACCGTGCCACATCCCGGCGTCCGGCACCTTTCGCCTCCGTCCGACCGGTTGCGCGCCGCAGAGGGTTTCGGCTGAACGGACAGCGGCTCATGCCGCAGCGAGGGCGTCATGCACACGTACAGGGCGAGCGGGAGCCGCAATCCGACGGGGTACCTGCCCGCGGCGGGTGGCCGGGCGGCCCTCTCATGCGTGTGCCCCCGGGCAGGTCGGGCCGGCCGGGGGCACACGGTTCAACAATCTGCTGGATGTCCGGACGTCAACGGGCTGATGGTGAGCCGCTCATGACCGCCCGACAGCCGGGTCAGCGACTGTGGTGGTGCCCACGGCCCCAGGACTCGGTGTCGACCGTCCTGCCGTGGGCGTCGCGCAGCGTCGCGGCGTCGTGGTTGTTCCACACCTGGTGGTGACGGTCCTGGTAGAGGTCAGTTCGGGTATCGCGGCCGAAGCCGGTGTGGATGCGGATGGAGGAACGGCCGCCGAGACGGACGTCGTCGAAGCGGTACCGGTTGCCGTCCCTGTCACGCAGGGTCCAGCCGTCCAGGTCCACGCTGCGCCGCGAGTTGTTCGTGATCTCGACCCACTCCGCGTTCAGCGAACGGTTCGTTCCGTTCTCGTGCCCGGGGCTGTCGGCCCGGACGTCACTGATGACCACATGGGCGGCCTGGTGGTGCCGGCCACGGTCGCCGTCGTGAGCGGCAGCCGGCAGCGCGGTAGCGCCGACCACGGCACCCGCCGCGAGAACGGTGGCTGCCAGACGGCGGGAGATGCGAGAAGCAGACATTGTGATGCTCCCTCAAGGACAGTGCCCCACCAGCCGACAACGTGGCTGGGGTGCGGTGTGGGTTCCCGGCCCGTTACTGGACCGAGGACCCACACCATGCAACGACCGTCCGGCTCGCAGACCGTCCTCACGGAGTGCGTTACCGGACACGGACATTTGCGTGACCGACGCCTGTATCAGACATATAAGGGCGATCGGCGTGCCCCTGACATTCACTGACCGCTACACCCACCCGTCGGAAGATCAGCAGAAAGGCCTTGCATACTCCGGCGCACCACCGGTTGCACCACCCCGGCGCACCACCCGCACGGCCGACAGGTCCGGGTAACAGTCCTTCTGCACGTTTCTTCGCACACCTGGAACAACTCCGCACGAATGAACGAGACACGAGCCGGGTCTCTCCAGGTGGAGTGCCGGACCAACTCCCTCCTGGTGAGAGCGGGGCGGGTCCGGATCACGCCACAGAGGCCGACCGGGGGCCGGCGGTCCGACAGGAAGGCCCGGCTGCTCGGCTCACAGGCCGACCGCTCCGTCGATCCGCTCACGGAGCAGGTCGGCATGGCCGTTGTGGCGGGCGTATTCCTCGATCATGTGGATGAGCACCCAGCGCAGCGACACCGTTCCGCGCCATGCGTCATCACCCTCGACATCGAGGTCGGGTGCCTCGGTGACGAACCCGTCGGCAAACGCGACTTCGGAACGCCACGCCTGCCACGCCACCGCGACGACCACGGTGGCGGCCACGGCGCCGTCGAAGTCCGCGTCCGGATCTGACTCCGACGAGAAGAGGGGCGGCACTTCCTGCCTGGCCAATACCCTCCGGAACCAGCGGCGCTCCACATCGGCGAGGTGCCGGACCAGACCGAGCAGCGACAGCGTCGACGGCTCAACGGAGCGCTGCGACAACTCGGTGCCCAGACCGGCGCACTTCAGCTCCAGCGTGGCGCGCTGGGCCCCCAGGACGTCGATGAGCATGCGCCGCTCGTCTCCGGTCGCGGAACTGCTGAACCGGCGGCCGCTCTCAGCTCCCGGGAACAGTTCGGCTCTTCTGCCAGCGCCTGCCATGCCCACATCATGATCCATTGTGTGACGCGACGCCAGGGCCGGTCATGCCGGCGTCCTGACCGCCGGACGCCGGAAGCAGCGGGCCCGCTCCACCCCTGATGATCTGCCGCACTGTCGTTCGTGGAGCGGGCCGCGCTCGCTCC contains:
- a CDS encoding lamin tail domain-containing protein, which translates into the protein MSASRISRRLAATVLAAGAVVGATALPAAAHDGDRGRHHQAAHVVISDVRADSPGHENGTNRSLNAEWVEITNNSRRSVDLDGWTLRDRDGNRYRFDDVRLGGRSSIRIHTGFGRDTRTDLYQDRHHQVWNNHDAATLRDAHGRTVDTESWGRGHHHSR
- a CDS encoding DinB family protein — its product is MAGAGRRAELFPGAESGRRFSSSATGDERRMLIDVLGAQRATLELKCAGLGTELSQRSVEPSTLSLLGLVRHLADVERRWFRRVLARQEVPPLFSSESDPDADFDGAVAATVVVAVAWQAWRSEVAFADGFVTEAPDLDVEGDDAWRGTVSLRWVLIHMIEEYARHNGHADLLRERIDGAVGL
- a CDS encoding PPOX class F420-dependent oxidoreductase, with protein sequence MSNPPLPETAVVMLEKPNSAVIATLRSDGQPVSTATWYLWDEGRILVNMDEGRKRLDHIRNDPRVTLTVLDQGNWYTHISIIGHVAELREDKDLADIDRLAQHYLGNPYPQRDRGRVSAWIEIDRWHGWGTLKENSQPG